In the genome of Microthrixaceae bacterium, one region contains:
- a CDS encoding TM0106 family RecB-like putative nuclease translates to MHYGTPTPHPGVTVLDVPLQGAQVATRCPVRADLDHAPALAALRAEPDPSELTRAELTQAHVLTTWAAVTDQTRVGGLETVVIDAPDRVTREEQTRAALQGSAQVIVGAQLPDDPDGRRRGRSMLLVRPAMSEPVGWVPVEIRRHAFTRPTTSGVMYRSPLSQPFPDQASPMTGVAPRTNRHNENGLALAHGWRLLVAAGATAPGQRAQGGLVDADGTLWWVDLEDSRWSTRWSPTPVTTLAHYDHAFGFRLEVIANRLARDRDPEVPRGVVPIRIGQCATCPWERVCRDELEAEDHLSLIPRSTYDHVLAHRDRGIESRRQVARLHWPTAWLIFGDGPRSEITDVSALIEAARQLPPSANLQPLLKPTPDDEARGTSSTTAGAGDGSDNAPLDPDSPDPTSASPSTRGIQLALPLGGYGPAEDPSPLRADGEDLAPPLDPDEATGLAAPAPVPTSDPASGSMPNGGSPDHPSPIFGGEVLLARLRSLGIITVADLSRVDTLTASYSGSQCGHLPTVIDEARATVSGTPFLARGLRRPSVRLADVEVDVDMENVEDGVYLWGTLVSGAADTLSAVGVDRGYRPFYSWSAVDPSVQLAVFQRFWDWLTDLRERCSAAGLTFAAYCYTSAEHQKMVQILTEAPAGPDPTIIDSVEALVSSPDWVDLYQLVRASLVVGHGLGLKRIAPLAGFSWRDPDAGGLQSMSWHRNAVTHPDPAVRASNRQRLLNYNEDDVRATHAVRHWLARAELPSIADWVEPSQP, encoded by the coding sequence ATGCACTACGGCACCCCCACCCCCCACCCTGGGGTGACGGTCCTCGATGTGCCGCTCCAGGGGGCCCAGGTGGCCACCCGCTGCCCGGTCCGGGCCGACCTCGACCACGCCCCGGCACTGGCCGCACTAAGAGCCGAGCCCGACCCTTCCGAGCTGACCCGTGCCGAGTTGACCCAGGCCCACGTGCTCACCACTTGGGCCGCAGTGACCGATCAGACCCGAGTTGGTGGCCTGGAGACCGTGGTGATCGACGCACCCGACCGGGTCACGCGTGAGGAACAAACACGAGCCGCACTCCAAGGCAGTGCCCAGGTCATCGTTGGTGCCCAACTCCCAGACGACCCCGACGGGCGGCGCCGGGGTCGATCGATGCTGCTGGTCCGCCCCGCCATGTCAGAGCCGGTCGGATGGGTGCCCGTGGAGATCCGTCGCCACGCCTTCACCCGACCGACGACCTCTGGGGTCATGTACCGCTCGCCGTTGTCTCAACCCTTCCCCGACCAGGCCTCCCCGATGACGGGTGTGGCCCCACGCACCAACCGCCACAACGAGAACGGATTGGCCCTCGCCCACGGCTGGCGCCTCCTGGTGGCGGCCGGGGCCACCGCCCCCGGCCAACGAGCCCAGGGTGGCCTGGTCGACGCCGACGGCACCCTGTGGTGGGTCGACCTCGAAGATTCACGGTGGTCCACACGGTGGTCGCCCACGCCCGTCACCACCTTGGCCCACTACGACCATGCCTTCGGCTTTCGCCTGGAGGTGATCGCCAACCGACTGGCCCGTGATCGCGACCCCGAGGTACCCCGCGGGGTCGTGCCCATCCGCATCGGGCAATGCGCCACCTGCCCCTGGGAACGGGTATGCAGAGACGAGCTCGAAGCCGAGGACCACCTGTCGCTGATCCCCCGCTCCACCTACGACCATGTGCTGGCTCACCGAGACCGGGGGATCGAGTCGCGCCGTCAGGTCGCTCGCCTGCACTGGCCCACCGCGTGGTTGATCTTCGGCGATGGTCCTCGGAGCGAGATCACCGATGTCTCGGCTCTCATCGAGGCTGCGCGCCAGCTTCCACCGTCCGCGAACCTCCAGCCGCTGTTGAAGCCGACCCCAGACGACGAGGCACGAGGCACCTCATCCACCACCGCCGGAGCTGGCGATGGCTCCGACAACGCACCGCTCGACCCAGACAGCCCAGACCCCACGTCCGCCTCGCCCTCGACCCGAGGGATCCAGCTGGCCTTGCCTCTCGGAGGCTACGGACCCGCCGAAGATCCCAGTCCCCTGCGAGCCGACGGCGAAGACCTCGCCCCTCCACTGGATCCCGACGAGGCGACCGGGCTAGCCGCCCCAGCTCCCGTCCCAACCTCGGATCCCGCCTCGGGCTCGATGCCGAACGGCGGCTCACCAGACCATCCCTCACCGATCTTCGGCGGTGAGGTACTCCTGGCCCGGCTTCGTTCGCTCGGCATCATCACCGTGGCCGACCTGTCCCGGGTCGACACCTTGACCGCGTCCTACAGCGGTTCGCAATGCGGACATCTACCCACCGTCATCGACGAGGCCCGCGCCACGGTCAGCGGCACCCCCTTCTTGGCCCGCGGGCTCCGTCGTCCTTCGGTTCGCCTGGCCGACGTGGAAGTCGACGTAGACATGGAGAACGTCGAGGACGGCGTATACCTGTGGGGGACACTTGTCTCCGGCGCGGCCGACACCCTGTCTGCGGTGGGGGTCGACCGGGGCTACCGACCCTTCTACTCGTGGTCAGCGGTAGATCCCTCGGTCCAACTCGCGGTGTTCCAACGGTTCTGGGATTGGCTGACCGACCTCCGTGAACGATGCAGTGCCGCCGGCCTCACCTTCGCGGCCTACTGCTACACCTCGGCCGAGCACCAGAAGATGGTTCAGATCCTCACCGAAGCCCCAGCCGGTCCAGACCCCACCATCATCGATTCGGTCGAGGCCCTCGTCTCCTCACCGGACTGGGTCGACCTCTACCAACTGGTTCGGGCGTCCTTGGTGGTGGGTCACGGCCTGGGTCTGAAGCGGATCGCCCCCTTGGCCGGGTTCTCATGGAGAGATCCCGACGCTGGCGGGCTCCAGTCGATGTCTTGGCACCGCAACGCCGTCACCCACCCCGATCCCGCGGTTCGAGCCAGCAACCGCCAACGGTTGCTCAACTACAACGAAGACGACGTACGGGCCACCCACGCCGTGCGGCACTGGTTGGCCCGAGCCGAGCTCCCCTCGATCGCAGACTGGGTAGAGCCGTCCCAGCCCTGA
- a CDS encoding MMPL family transporter, giving the protein MHQETATDRSSLFRLGRWCYRRHRRVLVGWVGMIIIFGAATASVGTGYSSSFGDFQSEATRGFDLVEKGFGGESAGERGTIVFVAEGGLDDPAARAAITEMVEAADAIEGLEVTSPFDNPTQVVADGPLAGKLGYADVQFASTITDFADMQAIGKKVRLLVPAAEKAGLRVELGGQVFGEFEPPESEVLGLGFAIVILILAFGSVLAMGLPIGMAVAGIASGVMVVGLVSNVMTMPDFTSTIAVMLGLGVGIDYALFIVTRFREDLHRGMPGEEAAGHAIDTAGRAVIFAGITVIISVLGMIVMGLGFIRGLGVGSAIAVAFTLAASITLLPALLGFAGSKLEVTRRRGLVAAGLVAVALVGLGLGFPAAAGALGLAVLVLVVGTFIPALHQPLEPRPPRDPRTTFWYRFAGFVQRRPWPIAIGGLALLAFLAIPVLSLRLGFSDEGNYPEHTTTRQAYDLLAEGFGPGFNGPLLLVSEVPDGTDPKALEAVSRAVAATDGIAFVSPAMTSQDGTVARWFAIPETAPQDAATYSLVRELRDTVLEDATKGTGLDVLVSSGTAIGVDFSEYLAERYPIFFGVILGLSFILLMAVFRSILVPLKAVFVNLLSIGAAYGVAVAVFSWGWGGSLIGVSGGGPIEPFIPMMLFAIVFGLSMDYEVFLLSRIKEEYDRTGDNASAVGDGLALTARVITAAALIMVVVFGSFLLETDRVVKLMGLGLATAVLLDATVVRMLLVPATMELLGDRNWWLPRWLDRILPVIHVEAPPDHVDVANRTTDLG; this is encoded by the coding sequence ATGCACCAGGAGACCGCCACCGACCGTTCCAGCCTGTTTCGTCTGGGACGTTGGTGCTATCGCCGTCATCGCCGCGTCCTAGTGGGTTGGGTCGGCATGATCATCATCTTCGGTGCCGCCACCGCTTCGGTCGGAACCGGATACTCCTCCAGCTTCGGCGACTTCCAGAGTGAAGCCACCCGTGGCTTCGACTTGGTGGAGAAGGGGTTCGGGGGCGAGTCGGCCGGAGAGCGAGGAACCATTGTGTTCGTCGCCGAAGGCGGGCTCGACGATCCCGCGGCCCGCGCCGCCATCACTGAAATGGTGGAGGCGGCCGACGCCATCGAAGGCCTCGAGGTCACCAGTCCCTTCGACAACCCCACCCAGGTGGTGGCCGATGGTCCGCTGGCGGGGAAGTTGGGCTACGCCGACGTCCAGTTCGCGTCCACGATCACCGACTTCGCAGATATGCAAGCCATCGGCAAGAAGGTCAGGCTCCTGGTCCCGGCCGCCGAGAAGGCCGGGTTGCGCGTCGAGTTGGGGGGCCAGGTATTCGGGGAGTTCGAACCGCCCGAGTCAGAGGTGCTGGGGCTCGGATTCGCCATCGTCATCTTGATCTTGGCCTTCGGATCGGTTCTGGCCATGGGTTTGCCGATCGGCATGGCGGTGGCCGGCATCGCCTCGGGGGTGATGGTCGTGGGCCTGGTCTCAAACGTGATGACCATGCCCGACTTCACCTCGACCATCGCCGTGATGCTGGGCCTGGGGGTGGGCATCGACTACGCCCTGTTCATCGTCACCCGGTTCCGTGAGGACCTTCACCGGGGGATGCCGGGCGAGGAAGCCGCCGGTCATGCCATCGACACCGCCGGTCGGGCGGTGATCTTCGCCGGGATCACCGTCATCATCTCGGTCCTGGGCATGATCGTCATGGGCCTGGGATTCATCCGCGGCCTCGGCGTCGGATCGGCCATCGCCGTGGCCTTCACCCTGGCGGCGTCCATCACCCTCCTGCCTGCGCTGCTCGGCTTCGCTGGCTCCAAGCTGGAGGTCACGCGGCGCCGAGGCCTGGTCGCCGCCGGCCTGGTGGCGGTGGCCCTGGTGGGTCTGGGACTCGGGTTCCCGGCCGCGGCTGGGGCCCTCGGTCTGGCGGTACTCGTCTTGGTCGTGGGCACGTTCATCCCGGCCCTGCACCAGCCGCTCGAACCCCGACCACCCCGGGACCCGCGGACCACGTTCTGGTATCGCTTCGCTGGTTTCGTCCAGCGTCGGCCGTGGCCCATCGCCATCGGCGGTCTCGCCCTCCTCGCCTTCTTGGCCATCCCCGTCCTCAGCCTGCGCCTGGGCTTTTCCGACGAGGGCAACTACCCCGAGCACACCACCACCCGCCAGGCCTACGACCTGTTGGCCGAAGGGTTCGGTCCCGGGTTCAACGGTCCGCTCCTGCTGGTCAGCGAGGTTCCGGACGGGACCGATCCCAAGGCGCTCGAAGCGGTGTCGAGGGCGGTGGCGGCCACCGACGGCATCGCCTTCGTGTCTCCGGCCATGACGTCCCAGGACGGCACCGTTGCCCGCTGGTTCGCCATCCCCGAGACTGCCCCTCAGGACGCCGCCACCTATTCGCTGGTGCGCGAACTGCGTGACACCGTCTTGGAGGACGCGACCAAGGGAACCGGTCTGGATGTGTTGGTGTCGTCGGGCACGGCCATCGGCGTCGACTTCTCGGAATACCTGGCCGAGCGGTACCCGATCTTCTTCGGCGTGATCCTCGGTTTGTCGTTCATCTTGTTGATGGCGGTGTTCCGATCGATCCTGGTTCCGCTCAAGGCGGTGTTCGTCAACCTGCTGTCCATCGGGGCGGCCTACGGCGTGGCCGTTGCCGTCTTCTCGTGGGGCTGGGGTGGATCGTTGATCGGTGTGTCTGGAGGTGGACCGATCGAACCGTTCATCCCGATGATGCTGTTCGCCATCGTCTTCGGGTTGTCCATGGACTACGAGGTCTTCCTGCTGTCTCGGATCAAGGAGGAATACGACCGGACCGGAGACAACGCCTCGGCGGTGGGAGACGGGTTGGCTCTGACCGCCCGCGTCATCACCGCCGCCGCCCTGATCATGGTGGTGGTGTTCGGCTCGTTCCTGCTGGAGACCGACCGGGTGGTGAAGCTGATGGGGCTGGGTCTGGCCACCGCGGTGCTTCTCGACGCCACCGTGGTCCGGATGTTGCTGGTCCCCGCCACCATGGAACTGCTCGGCGACCGGAACTGGTGGCTTCCCCGCTGGTTAGACCGGATCCTGCCGGTGATCCATGTGGAAGCACCACCCGATCACGTCGACGTGGCCAACCGGACCACCGATCTCGGTTGA
- a CDS encoding penicillin acylase family protein, which yields MTAAALLLLGGVAGCSDNGDDKPASTTRPVDGGELIGSGDRYEATIRRASGGVPHISGDSIADVAFGQGYANGEDHTCDLADQVVKIKGERSKWFGAGEENVHLDSDIAWRTIGIHQKATEEWADVDPDDQALFEAFTAGWNLHLNETGVDKIEGWCKGQPWVQEIKASDAYAYARSVILLASSGQLARYIADAVPPGSPAGDATTTSAPATAPAPTSSTTTTAPTPSTTAPGTRDLTAASDQVDLSRFAESVSIAAPAEIGSNGWAIGADRSTSGGGMLVANPHFPWEGELRFWESHLTVNDGPDVYGVQLAGLPGIGIGFTDQFAWTHTVSAGSRFTAYRLELQPGSPTTYRYGDEWREMTPTTFDIEVKGEDGKVQTQEHTTWASHYGPIINFPGFGWSDTATITYRDANIDNDEFVTQYFGMLEAKSFDDFVDVMTTANGVPLFNTVATSADGRAWYADTSATPNLSEEALAAYEASLATDPIVKVAADSRAILLDGSDPMFEWVDEPGARDPGLVPASRQPRVERSDYVFNANDSFWMPHASALLSGDYSPLHGRQETVRSVRTRENATVLDDTTSFGASGEDGTFDLDELAAAAIDNVGFTARALLEPVVTRCQAAAGPVAIPAMEGTETAEGLPAATIDITEACDVLAGWNGVYDLDSAGAPLWREFILKFPAKDQYDTGSGTLWAQPFDPTRPLDTPSGLAPAPPGAPDPVLVNLARAVQALEVAGFEPSAKLGDVQFTMRNGQRIPVHGGTGVDGTTNVVSTSGRPGTILDPAMTNRKLEPLVANSALYRMDGEVGTPITFGSSFFMTLAYGKDGPEAQAFLVYSDTENPADPVFTEATEAFRDKKWRPIEFREADIAKGTRSTLTVRG from the coding sequence GTGACCGCCGCCGCGCTCCTCCTGCTGGGTGGGGTCGCTGGCTGCTCCGACAACGGTGACGACAAGCCGGCGTCGACGACCCGACCCGTCGACGGCGGCGAGCTGATCGGTTCGGGTGACCGCTACGAGGCCACCATCAGGCGGGCCAGCGGCGGAGTACCCCACATCAGCGGGGACTCGATCGCGGACGTGGCCTTCGGTCAGGGCTATGCCAACGGCGAGGATCACACCTGTGACCTCGCCGACCAAGTGGTGAAGATCAAGGGCGAGCGCTCCAAGTGGTTCGGGGCGGGCGAAGAGAACGTGCACCTCGACTCCGACATCGCGTGGCGGACCATCGGCATCCACCAGAAGGCCACCGAGGAGTGGGCCGACGTCGACCCCGACGACCAGGCCCTGTTCGAGGCGTTCACTGCGGGCTGGAACCTGCACCTGAACGAAACCGGAGTCGACAAGATCGAAGGCTGGTGCAAGGGCCAACCTTGGGTGCAGGAGATCAAGGCATCCGATGCCTACGCCTATGCCCGCTCGGTGATCCTGTTGGCCAGCAGCGGCCAGCTCGCCCGCTACATCGCAGATGCCGTGCCGCCCGGCTCGCCCGCCGGGGACGCCACCACTACGTCCGCACCTGCCACCGCTCCCGCCCCGACCTCTTCGACCACAACCACCGCTCCGACGCCGTCCACGACAGCACCGGGAACCCGCGACCTCACCGCCGCCTCCGACCAGGTCGACCTGAGCCGGTTCGCCGAGTCGGTGTCGATAGCGGCACCGGCCGAGATCGGGTCCAACGGCTGGGCCATCGGTGCGGACCGCTCCACCTCCGGTGGCGGGATGCTGGTGGCCAACCCCCACTTCCCGTGGGAGGGCGAGCTTCGCTTCTGGGAGTCACATCTCACCGTCAACGATGGGCCCGACGTCTACGGCGTTCAGTTGGCTGGGCTGCCTGGCATCGGCATCGGCTTCACCGACCAGTTCGCCTGGACCCACACCGTGTCCGCCGGTAGCCGCTTCACCGCCTACCGCCTCGAGCTCCAACCCGGATCGCCCACCACCTACCGCTACGGCGATGAGTGGCGGGAGATGACCCCCACCACCTTCGACATCGAGGTGAAGGGTGAGGACGGAAAGGTGCAGACCCAAGAACACACGACCTGGGCCAGCCACTACGGACCGATCATCAACTTCCCCGGATTCGGTTGGTCCGACACGGCCACCATCACCTACCGCGACGCCAACATCGACAACGACGAGTTCGTCACCCAGTACTTCGGGATGCTCGAAGCCAAGTCCTTCGACGATTTCGTCGATGTGATGACCACCGCCAACGGGGTCCCGCTGTTCAACACCGTCGCCACTTCGGCCGACGGACGGGCCTGGTACGCCGACACGTCGGCCACCCCCAACCTGTCCGAGGAGGCATTGGCCGCCTACGAGGCGTCCCTGGCCACCGATCCCATCGTGAAGGTGGCGGCCGATAGCCGAGCCATCCTCCTCGACGGGTCAGACCCGATGTTCGAGTGGGTTGACGAACCCGGTGCCCGAGACCCCGGTCTGGTTCCCGCCTCACGTCAGCCTCGAGTCGAGCGCTCCGACTACGTGTTCAACGCCAACGACTCGTTCTGGATGCCCCACGCCTCGGCCTTGCTGTCGGGTGACTACTCACCGCTGCACGGTCGTCAGGAAACGGTGCGGTCGGTTCGTACCCGTGAGAACGCCACGGTGCTCGACGACACCACATCTTTCGGGGCCTCGGGCGAGGACGGCACCTTCGACCTCGACGAACTGGCCGCCGCCGCCATAGACAACGTCGGCTTCACGGCTCGGGCCCTGCTCGAACCGGTGGTGACCCGATGCCAGGCCGCCGCCGGCCCGGTCGCAATCCCTGCCATGGAAGGCACCGAGACCGCGGAGGGGCTCCCCGCGGCAACCATCGACATCACCGAGGCCTGCGACGTGCTGGCCGGCTGGAACGGGGTCTACGACTTGGACAGCGCCGGCGCCCCGCTATGGCGTGAGTTCATCCTCAAGTTCCCGGCCAAGGACCAGTACGACACCGGAAGCGGCACGCTGTGGGCCCAGCCCTTCGATCCCACCCGCCCGCTGGACACGCCATCGGGCCTAGCCCCTGCCCCGCCAGGAGCTCCGGACCCGGTGCTGGTGAACCTGGCCCGCGCCGTTCAAGCGCTGGAGGTGGCCGGCTTCGAGCCGAGCGCCAAGCTCGGTGATGTCCAGTTCACGATGCGCAACGGGCAGCGGATCCCGGTCCACGGCGGCACCGGCGTGGATGGCACCACCAACGTGGTGTCCACCAGCGGACGCCCCGGCACGATCCTCGACCCGGCCATGACCAACCGAAAGCTGGAGCCGTTGGTGGCCAACTCGGCGCTGTACCGGATGGACGGCGAGGTGGGAACTCCCATCACGTTCGGAAGCTCGTTCTTCATGACCCTCGCCTACGGAAAGGATGGCCCCGAGGCCCAGGCCTTCCTCGTCTACAGCGACACCGAGAATCCAGCCGACCCGGTGTTCACCGAAGCCACCGAGGCATTCCGGGACAAGAAGTGGCGTCCCATCGAGTTCCGCGAGGCCGACATAGCCAAGGGCACCCGCTCCACCCTCACGGTCAGAGGCTGA
- a CDS encoding TIGR03621 family F420-dependent LLM class oxidoreductase, with the protein MSRPIRFGVAAHAVDGADTWRALARRVESQGYATLLLPDHTNPQLSPIPALVAAAAVTTTLRVGTQVLCNDLRNPTMTAKEVATLDVLTGGRADWGMGAGWLPSDYEATGIAFDPPGVRVRRLQESVMLIKALFSGDEVSHRGEFYRVDGLRATPAPVQAPHPPLLIGAAQRRLLTWAGKVADIVSVAPSWESRRIGDIPASVSIVEGMDRQIGWVRAGAESVGRRFEDIELSVTAMPVTVTPGAATMEDFGRAGAPHGISPQDSVDAPYLLVGSVDQIAETVRQRHQRWGVSNWVVPVEVADAFAPVVERVLSGT; encoded by the coding sequence ATGAGCAGGCCCATCCGCTTCGGAGTGGCGGCTCACGCCGTGGACGGTGCCGACACGTGGCGTGCGCTGGCCCGGCGGGTAGAGAGCCAGGGCTACGCCACCCTCCTGTTGCCCGATCACACCAACCCGCAGCTGTCGCCGATCCCGGCGTTGGTGGCGGCGGCCGCGGTGACCACCACCTTGCGGGTGGGGACCCAGGTGCTGTGCAACGACCTTCGCAACCCAACGATGACAGCCAAGGAGGTGGCCACCCTCGACGTCCTCACCGGGGGGCGGGCCGACTGGGGTATGGGGGCGGGATGGTTGCCGTCGGATTACGAGGCCACCGGCATCGCCTTCGATCCGCCTGGGGTCAGGGTCCGGCGTCTTCAGGAGTCGGTGATGTTGATCAAGGCTCTGTTCTCCGGCGACGAAGTGTCACATCGAGGCGAGTTCTACCGGGTGGATGGTCTGCGCGCGACCCCGGCCCCGGTGCAGGCCCCGCACCCGCCGCTCCTCATCGGCGCTGCCCAGCGACGCTTGTTGACGTGGGCCGGCAAGGTGGCCGACATCGTGTCGGTGGCACCGTCGTGGGAGTCCCGGCGTATCGGTGACATCCCGGCGTCGGTGTCGATCGTCGAGGGCATGGATCGTCAGATCGGCTGGGTTCGGGCCGGGGCTGAGTCGGTGGGGCGTCGCTTCGAAGACATCGAGTTGAGCGTGACGGCCATGCCGGTGACCGTGACCCCAGGTGCGGCCACCATGGAGGACTTCGGTCGAGCCGGCGCCCCGCACGGGATCTCACCGCAGGATTCGGTGGATGCTCCCTACCTGCTGGTGGGGTCGGTGGATCAGATCGCCGAGACTGTGCGCCAGCGTCACCAACGTTGGGGTGTGTCCAACTGGGTGGTACCGGTCGAGGTGGCCGACGCGTTCGCCCCGGTGGTGGAGCGGGTCCTGAGTGGAACCTAG
- a CDS encoding alpha/beta fold hydrolase — protein sequence MSPRRLFAALAVLAASLVLATPATPAHAAAKDPVVVVPGFTTGPIAAVGYVPLVERLRNAGYDVTLLVYPDYGLGDINANAQRLANTVASVRARTGAAKVDLVAHSMGGLVSRAYVKNLGGSSNVDSLIMMGTPNYGTDLAVVAKFLTFGSCIGITACNQMARGSSFLSALNAGDDTIGNVRYTSIATKVDEIVFPYSTAYLANDGNIRNVAVQDQCWARLPMHLGLILDGTVFDGVNDALKGNSVSMNCWAL from the coding sequence ATGTCACCACGTCGTCTGTTCGCCGCCCTGGCTGTGCTGGCCGCTTCGCTGGTGCTAGCTACGCCAGCTACGCCAGCTCACGCTGCCGCCAAGGACCCGGTGGTGGTGGTACCGGGGTTCACCACCGGTCCTATCGCCGCGGTTGGGTATGTGCCGCTCGTCGAACGCCTGAGAAACGCGGGCTATGACGTGACCCTGCTCGTCTACCCCGACTACGGCCTGGGTGACATCAACGCCAATGCCCAACGGTTGGCCAACACCGTGGCCTCTGTCCGGGCCCGTACCGGAGCGGCCAAGGTCGACCTGGTCGCCCACTCCATGGGTGGCCTGGTCAGCCGGGCCTACGTGAAGAACCTGGGTGGTTCCTCCAACGTCGACTCGCTGATCATGATGGGCACCCCCAACTACGGCACCGACTTGGCCGTGGTGGCCAAGTTCCTCACCTTCGGAAGCTGCATTGGGATCACCGCCTGCAACCAGATGGCCCGTGGGTCGTCGTTCCTGAGCGCTCTCAATGCAGGTGACGACACCATCGGCAACGTGCGCTACACCTCCATCGCCACCAAGGTCGACGAGATCGTCTTCCCCTACTCGACGGCCTACCTGGCCAACGACGGCAACATCCGCAACGTGGCGGTGCAGGACCAGTGCTGGGCCCGCCTGCCGATGCACCTGGGTCTGATCCTGGATGGAACGGTGTTCGACGGAGTGAACGATGCCCTCAAGGGCAACTCCGTCTCCATGAACTGCTGGGCCTTGTAG
- a CDS encoding toxin-antitoxin system HicB family antitoxin, with protein MARPRSYSEPRIPTAVRLPESLHQRLHQEARERTVSANLLITRALEEYLDRLPALAETTRTQPEVQR; from the coding sequence ATGGCCCGCCCGCGCTCCTATTCCGAACCGCGAATTCCAACCGCAGTACGACTTCCCGAGTCGCTACACCAGCGCCTGCACCAGGAAGCTCGGGAGCGGACGGTTTCGGCCAACCTCCTGATCACCCGCGCCCTAGAGGAATACCTCGACCGGCTCCCAGCGCTAGCAGAGACCACAAGGACCCAACCCGAGGTTCAGCGGTGA
- a CDS encoding site-specific DNA-methyltransferase encodes MTPARPQTSNGTGPRTRRPTATAEFGSGRRESHDARAFYDRFISPEISDDDTVNPPGQIDVIHHHDARSMTMVPDNSVALVVTSPPYFAGKQYEQSLGHNGVPATYFEYLELLYDVFAECRRVLEPGGRIAVNVANLGRRPYRSLSGDVTAILQDLGLLLRGEVIWWKGRAAGGSCAWGTFQRPSNPVLRDVTERIVIASKGRFDRAQDPRRRQQAGLPSTITISRDEFMEATTDLWELPTESATRVGHPAPFPVELPQRLIDLYTYGGDVVLDPFMGSGSSALAAVRSGRHYIGFDTDASYIDLANSRLAREGDPSTPTSAASGSRIEAPIRRDGSRLVEVDPLGELAGLQADTNGSPVDVATAIRAGLQVRDIARIMVEQAGFTQVTAKARPRGTGVEVDLVASDVHDNQWAFLVSGGLTTSRNGLRRSDVLWRSLGQAAVLHSATELSVVLLTTDLPAGSTPGAKALKQSSGVDGPVSAVVDMTAPDATDVLAALAGTTEPTDRASV; translated from the coding sequence GTGACTCCGGCCCGACCACAGACCTCGAACGGAACTGGGCCCAGAACCCGTCGGCCCACGGCAACCGCCGAGTTCGGGTCCGGCCGACGAGAGAGCCACGACGCCCGGGCCTTCTACGACCGCTTCATCAGCCCCGAGATCTCAGACGACGACACCGTCAACCCGCCGGGCCAGATCGACGTGATTCACCACCACGACGCCCGATCCATGACCATGGTCCCCGACAACTCGGTGGCCCTGGTGGTCACATCACCGCCCTATTTCGCCGGCAAACAGTACGAGCAGAGCCTCGGCCACAACGGGGTCCCTGCCACCTACTTCGAATACCTGGAGCTCCTCTACGACGTCTTCGCCGAGTGCCGCCGGGTGCTGGAACCGGGTGGTCGCATAGCGGTGAACGTGGCCAACCTTGGTCGTCGCCCCTACCGTTCACTCTCGGGAGATGTCACCGCCATCCTCCAAGACCTCGGCCTGCTCCTGAGGGGCGAGGTGATCTGGTGGAAGGGCCGCGCCGCCGGCGGCTCGTGTGCCTGGGGGACCTTCCAGAGACCGTCCAACCCGGTGCTGCGCGACGTCACCGAACGCATCGTCATCGCCAGCAAGGGGCGGTTCGACCGTGCCCAAGATCCCCGTCGCCGCCAACAAGCCGGCTTGCCGTCGACCATCACCATCTCGAGAGATGAGTTCATGGAGGCTACCACCGACCTGTGGGAGCTACCCACCGAGAGCGCCACCCGAGTCGGTCACCCGGCCCCCTTCCCGGTGGAACTTCCCCAGCGGCTGATCGACCTCTACACCTACGGCGGAGACGTGGTGCTCGATCCGTTCATGGGGTCGGGCAGCAGCGCGCTGGCAGCGGTGCGATCCGGGCGCCACTACATCGGTTTCGACACCGACGCTTCCTACATCGACCTGGCCAACTCCCGACTGGCTCGCGAGGGCGACCCCTCCACCCCGACCTCAGCCGCGTCCGGCAGTCGAATCGAGGCACCGATCCGCCGCGACGGCTCACGGCTGGTCGAGGTCGATCCACTCGGGGAACTCGCCGGCCTCCAGGCCGACACGAACGGAAGCCCAGTCGACGTCGCAACCGCCATAAGAGCCGGTCTCCAGGTTCGAGATATCGCCCGGATCATGGTCGAACAGGCCGGGTTCACCCAGGTGACCGCCAAGGCCAGGCCCCGCGGGACCGGGGTGGAAGTCGACCTGGTCGCGTCAGATGTCCACGACAACCAGTGGGCCTTTCTGGTTTCGGGGGGACTGACCACCTCGCGCAACGGGCTGCGGCGCTCCGACGTGCTGTGGCGATCCTTGGGCCAAGCCGCGGTGCTCCACTCGGCAACCGAGCTGTCGGTCGTGCTCCTCACCACCGACCTACCGGCCGGTTCCACCCCGGGAGCCAAGGCTCTCAAGCAATCCTCGGGAGTAGATGGCCCGGTTTCGGCGGTGGTGGACATGACCGCACCCGATGCGACCGACGTCCTCGCCGCGTTGGCCGGTACCACCGAACCCACCGACAGGGCCTCGGTCTGA